Proteins encoded in a region of the Eschrichtius robustus isolate mEscRob2 chromosome 16, mEscRob2.pri, whole genome shotgun sequence genome:
- the PMEPA1 gene encoding protein TMEPAI isoform X2 → MVMVVVITCLLSHYKLSARSFIGRHSQGRRREDALSSEGCLWPSESTVSGSGIPEPQVYAPPRPTDRLAVPAFAQRDRFHRFQPTYPYLQHEIDLPPTISLSDGEEPPPYQGPCTLQLRDPEQQLELNRESVRAPPNRTIFHSDLMGSAALGGPCPPSSNSGISATCYGGGGRMEGPPPTYSEVIGHYPGASTFQHQQSSGPASLLEGTRLHPAHIAPLESTAAWSKEKDKQKGHPL, encoded by the exons atggtgatggtggtggtaatcACGTGTCTGCTGAGCCATTACAAACTGTCCGCTCGCTCCTTCATTGGCCGGCACAgccagggcaggaggagggaagaCGCCCTGTCCTCG GAAGGATGCCTCTGGCCCTCGGAGAGCACGGTGTCAGGCAGTGGAATCCCGGAG CCGCAGGTCTACGCCCCGCCCCGGCCCACCGACCGCCTGGCCGTGCCCGCCTTCGCCCAGCGGGACCGCTTCCACCGCTTCCAGCCCACCTACCCGTACCTGCAGCACGAGATCGACCTGCCGCCCACCATCTCGCTGTCGGACGGGGAGGAGCCCCCGCCCTACCAGGGCCCCTGCACGCTCCAGCTGCGGGACCCCGAGCAGCAGCTGGAACTGAACCGGGAGTCGGTGCGCGCGCCCCCAAACAGAACCATCTTCCACAGCGACCTGATGGGCAGCGCCGCGCTGGGcggcccctgccctcccagcagTAACTCGGGCATCAGCGCCACGTGCTACGGGGGCGGCGGGCGCATGGAGGGGCCGCCCCCCACCTACAGCGAGGTCATCGGCCACTACCCCGGGGCCTCCACCTTCCAGCACCAGCAGAGCAGCGGGCCGGCCTCCTTGCTGGAGGGGACCCGGCTGCACCCCGCACACATCGCCCCCCTGGAGAGCACAGCGGCCTGGAGCAAAGAGAAGGATAAACAGAAGGGACACCCCCTCTAG